Sequence from the Nymphaea colorata isolate Beijing-Zhang1983 chromosome 9, ASM883128v2, whole genome shotgun sequence genome:
CTCCCTACAGCTCCCGACGTGGTCGCTGGGCGTCTCCTCGTCCGCGATAACCTCCCCACACCTCAGGTGGCCTCCTGCGTTGACGCTCTCCCGCGCGTGGCATCTGTCTGCATCCTCGGTGCCTGGTAGCCTGCGACATCCCTCAGATGTGCACTTGGCCATGCCCATTGGTTGTGTTGTGCCTGTGGCCGGCAGTGGCTGTCCTCCACGGGTACCTGGTGCAATGCTTTGCCTGGATCGACATCAACAGTGCTAAGGACTACATCAAACACGGTTAACATAGCCTCACTACCTCCGTCCGTGGCCAAGTCTCTCCCTCACCAAGCCTCTCAATCCCGTGTGGCGACAAAGGGCTCGCGCAGGCGGATTTAACGTACTCGGCCCTGGGTTGCCGATGGGATTCGGCAGCAGTCTCAGCTAGTCCTGGCCGAGTCCAAAGTAGGCTCGTATCAGGGGCTCTCCTGCGTCTGAGAGAATGATTGCGATGGTCGCAGCGGTGATTGTGATGGGTGGGGGTGGATTACAAGAAAGATTGAGATTCATGGTCAAAGACTGCCTTTCTTGGTTGCCATTTATTTGGATTCATCTGCCCTCCATGGCTACAGCTACTTGCAGGGAGGCAGTTCAGTTAGTTTGGGTTTGCAGGGAGAAACAAATGTGGttggcttcttttcttttcgtttcttttctCCGCTTGCTCTATTTTCTTGCAACTTAACCACCCTGTGAATTTTGAGCCGATCTAAGTGAAGCCGCATTACTGTAATCATAAACAACTCAAAAATTTTACCGCTTCTTTAAGCGGCTGATGATTGTGAAATTAGACAAAATTGTAGAACAGGTCAGCGAGTCAAAGTGGGCGGTTCATCAATTTGGATTTATTAGCCGGACTAGATATAGAATCTAATTTTAGTTCTAAAACTAGATGACCTGTTCATTTGGAGAActgaattttggatctggaaATTAGTTGGCGTTTTGAATTGTGTTTTGAAACCagaaataaagcaaaaacagtttaaaataaagaaaacaacgGCTTTGattgggtttttcttttaagaaaaataggtggtaaacacgagccgagtcgagccttaGCTTGGGCCAACATGAGTTCAGaggctcgactcgagctcggcttgtcTTCTATTTTGCATAAGCATGAATCAAGTTATACAACATTAACTCAAGATCCGCTAGAACAAGAATGTCAGAGGTCGAGGTTGagctcgtttaactcgtttaagcGTGCTACAAAGAATATGACAGCGAGCTTAATGCTGCAATGCTGCTATGGAGGAAGATGGCAGAGGAGGTAGGAGGCCCCTGAAAGAGAGATGGCGTTCGTGGGGGAAGGCCTATCTGATTTGCAAAGGAAGATGAATACTTTAGAATAAATGAGAAATCTGAATCATGAAACCCTGGCAGCTGAGCAAGGTTTCATCTCATAAATTCAAGAGAGAGATtcgagagagaaaaagagcgggaagagaaggagaaagaggtACCTTGGCTCTGCAGCAATAGAGAAAGCAAGAAACAACGTGATCAAATGAGAAGCAAAATcgaacaaaacaaaataaatattcatTGAAGTTACCATTTATTTTTGCTCGAGCTGAGTAGAGCTTAAAATTTTGAGTTTActgaactcaaactcgattGACTAAAACAAACTAGTCAAAAAATGAGATCGGCTTGCTCATTTATTAAAATAGTAAGCTGAAACTCGATCATGAGCGGAGCTTTAACTAGGAGCTTTTGCTTGTTCACCCCTAGTATGGGTGGATTGAAACCCATCGGATTAGCAGTGTCGGAATGCATTGACTTGTTAAAGTAGTATCTGCAAACGATTCAACACTTAAATTTTAGTTTCAACTTGCACACGTGTACGTGCCTTAAAGGATGGTAGTTGGTGATGCCTggttttgaaaagtttagttttgtattaaaaattatGAAGGTTCTTAAAAAACAAGTAAAGGTAGTTTTTTAGTAGTTGGTTGTTaagttatgtttttttttttttttttactgaaactGAAAATGTTAGAGGTAAGCCCGGGCACCGGGCAAGGCCACCGCTGAGTAACTGGTACCCAGCCCGACTTGGGTCTGAGCCCGACACCTGGGAAAAAGGAACTTGAGTGGCCCGGGTCGGCGCGAtaatggattttttattttttttactaattgaAACGAACTTGGAATCTAGTTTTTTAAGTTGAGCCGAACTCGGGTTTTAGATGTCGGGCCAACCCAGACCCTACTCATGGGCGGAACCCAGCTGATGCCGAGGTTTAGTTATTGGGCAAATTGAGATCGGTCAAACCATGAACCCAAGTATGGCTTAAGCTCCTACACAACACCCACACAAAGGCATGTGATGGATCATGGAAGCATAATACAAGTGATTAAAAGAAGCAACCACTTTTGCACCGACGAATGTTCAGCTCGCACCCAGAAAGTTCTGAACTATGCGAGCCATTAACATATAAAGGAACAGGACGTGagagtttaaacttttttttcacaTGGAAAGCAGGGAAAAGCTTCTGGTAACTCTTCAGTTCAAATTTCACCACAGGAAATAAGGGAAAACAACAAGAAGCTTAGTGGAGACTTCTAGTAacgagaaagaggaaaaagacgACAAATCCAGTTTCGAAGTAAGTACAATTTCGAAGCGCATAgcattttcttgtttcatcaCAAGTTAAACCCATAAAAACGTTTTAGTTTTTCTGTTCCTTTATTCACGGTCATCTTCGGAGCCATAATCGCAATCTCTCGATCTCCATTTCTTCTGTGTAATAAATAGAGTTGCTAATGGGCCAGCTTTGAAGCAACTAAAATTTATCAAGTGTCTAGCTGGAATCAGATCTGGTAATACAGACATGATAAAAGTCCTTGTACAAGATCCGATCTATTTGAAACCTTAAACATGTGTTTGATATCATTGGGAATTTCAGATCTTCAGATTTAAGGTCACACCTTCCTCCCATCCGGCCTTAAAGAACGGGAAAATTCTAGAGCTTATTTCTCACATCTCCCCCCTAGCATCACCCTCATTCATATGAGCTAGATATatccatttatatatatttcagaTATTCGATCGACCCGTTAAAATATGATTTGGaatggaaaaaaatcagaacctATTACTTGCTATATCACTAAATctaaatcaaatagatagacTTTTATCGTCGTCTCGAGTGTCCTAGACGATGCGTCACGCGCCATTGTAGTGGATACACAAATATCATGTGGCTTGTCCTTTTATACAATACCCTCTTGGGGGCATGCGTTGTTGTTACATGAATCTTAATCTCtcaaacataaatttcaaagaAGAAAGCATGGATCAATCTGATCTTGCTGAGATACAGCTTTTGGCTGTGGGTATAAAGAAATATATCAGTCCATGTGGACAGTGGATGGCTGTAGCGACTGCATGGAACTTTGGAAGATGAGCGATGGGGATCAAATCAGttcagttcatatatatatatatatatatatataatcagtcCATGTGGACAGTGGATTCTGTAGCGATTGCATGGAACCTTGGAAGATGAGCGCCGCTGATCAGATCGGTTCAGACAATTGTGGACATTGCCAATTCAAAGGTGAACTACCATGTAACTTTTCAAAGATCTACTCGACTCATAAGTCGATCTGCCATATAAAGTTAACTTACCATGTTTTCATTTACGAGTCATTCCCCAGATTAAGGCATTACCTTGTCCatatttcaacatttttcatacaTGCAGAGAGCTATTTCAGCAGTAACAAAGCAACCGAGTTGTCGTTATCATCACGAGTTCTTATCACAGTAGCACGCAAACTTACAGCGTCAGGGAGGGCAACATAGACAAGCTCTTGTCATCCAGCAGCTTGGTTGTGGTTATGTTTTAATCAGTACATTAACAACTTTAACATCATCACTTTGAGTAACCTCGAGGGGGGGTGGCACACTAGATCGTGCCGGTGGCGGCTAAGCAGCTGGTCACTAACTTGAATGGCATGGCTGGTCACTAACGCAAATGGCGTGGGCATCAATCCCTTGCATTGATAAGGTGAGACCGGCTTACCAGCTACGTGCATTGATGGCCCTGCACCAAGTATCTATGAAGTCCTGAACTCAAAGGGCAAGGGGGAAGATAGAGGCTTGTTCTCCCACTTGAGCAGCAGAATACTCTTCCAGCTCGCAGATTAGACCAAGCTTTGTGCAGGGAAAGAGATATATTTGGCTTGAAGTCTACCAGCAGCTGTGGACCGGCCTCCGCTGTTGCTAAGTCGCTTGAAGGTTTTTTCAATAGGAATGTATGCTGGAAGGTAGGCTCTTACCTTTATAAGAAAAAACGCGTATGGACAAACATTGCAGGGTGGAATGCTCAGCATtgcagacaaaaaaaaactttctgatCCAGTAGTTATGCCTAGCTACTCAAACTCTTCTGAAACACAAAACTAAGCTGCAAGCAGACAGGAGCTAGGCCGTTGAAGAGCCCGATTGAACACAAAATCAGCCATAGCGACCATCCATTTTTACCATATTCTTTTAGCCAGGACGCCTGCTTGAGATGTGGGCATTTGATTCAAAATAACaaagttgctgcagccttctGCTATGGATTTCCATCTGACAGGCCATTATCTCCTCTCAGAGAGAGGGCCTTTCAGGCGCCTCTTCCAATTATGCTTATTGGAGATGATCTTCCTCCTGCCACCGTTGTGCAATCGGTTTTGAAGCTAGTGAAATATATGATCCACCCCGCTCAATCTGGACTGCCTCCTGCTTGGCTCGTCTGCTAAGTCGCTTGAAGGTTTTTACAGCGTAGCAGTTGTCAGTCGTATTCTTATATTCTTGATTTTCTATCGTCGAATATGCTTTTTAGTTTTAAGTAGACAGGATGCAACATTTCCAGCACTAACGCACATCAGAATTTCAAAGTTGAGCATACTGGTATAAAGGACTtgctttctatccaaacaaatgGTAGAGTTGAAAGCGAAATCTCGCAAGAACGAGAGTAATACTGACGCCGTAGAGACACCTACACCAACTTTCTCGCATTGGTCTGGCCCCTTCTTCTTTGTTACATGCGACACGTATACACCAACTTTCTCCCGGAAAAGCACGGTTTTTAGATCAACGTTGttttccctctccctttcaTGTGATTGCGACTTTTGTCATTCATCGCGTGGGGCAGGCTCTTTGAAGCAAACAGGTTTGGCGGGAACCGGAACAGTCGTCCACTTCATTCTTTGATTCAAATAACACCAACCAGATAGAAATGAGAGGAGGGACTCAGGGATGTCTCTGGGACCTTCCACCAGAAAGGTTTGTACTATGCGTAAAATTTTTCTAGCGATCACTCTTTCCGACCGTCCGATATACTTGTGAAATGGTGGCCAATCGCCACGCCCCATCGTCTGTGGTCTTGatccttttcctttccaaagttcttcttcttctttttttttttttttgaggtccAAAACGGGTGTGTGTTCTGAATTGTGAAAAGAAGAAGCTCATTACTCCCAACATCTGCTCGTTGCTGCACTAGTTAAAAGGCCTGCTCTGCTGCGTGGACGTCGCTGCGCCCCTCGTAGCaacctccttttctttcctgtATTCCATTTCCTTCCGCCTACTGAGCCTCCTTTTTGCCTTGGTAAATGACCATCTGATTTCTCACCCTTCTATATTTCTCTTATGTATTGGCTTTTGAGTTTATTTGATTGGTATGCCGATGTCCTCTTGCAGGTTAGAGGATCCGAGCTCTCCCCACGGCTTCATGgacaggtctctctctctctctctcttttatctgTTCcgcaatttttttagtttggggGGTTAGCTGCATAAGCTTCCCAATAGATTTCGTCGGGCGGAAAAAAGATgcaaacttgaaatttttaatggttAAAGTTTTTGCTTCACTTACTGCATCAGTGAACAGATCATGCTTCACCTGTATTGAAAttgtatttttcttgtaaaGTTGCCTTGAAGGTTGGAATTTTCATGTAAATGCCAACATTTGTACGAGCTGATCTCTGTCGTAGATCAAATGGTTGTAGAAAGTGtcaattctttaaaaaaatcaactaaaaaaggtaacaaatatttaatgttttttgtgGGTTACTTTGCATGTGTTCATTTATGAAACATCTATGATGTTCATGAAGGTTTAAAATCAGCAGCCAAGTTCTCATATTTGGCAGTGCTAATATTCTGACAACTATATATGTAGACACATGCATGTGAACTCAATCCTGTTTGTTCAAGCCTGAAAAATTCCAAGGGCATGTTCTGAAAGTAGTGGAAATTTTCAGAGGTACatatagaattttttttttgtctgtatGTGAATATCCATtaggaaaataaatgaaaagagagccAGGGGAGATGAGAATAGCAACTCGTCATAATAAAATTTATCCATCTCCAGTGAGGTTAAATTTTCATACAGAAGACTTGGCTTTTTacaatttctttgaaaaaatgttCTCATTTTGAACCATgcgaagaaatgaaaattttgaatgtttgttttccttttgattttccGCTGCTAAGCGTACACTTAGACTTCAGAATGCTTCCTGTGAATTCATAGATCTGCTGACTGTTTGCCTGTGTTCTTTTTGTGTTATAGGAACAGAGACTTGCAAGATATAGTGGCAATGCAGTTGACATCTCCTTTTTCAGTGAGTACTTTTGATTAAACTTGGTGCTTATTTGGAGAACTATCGTAATTTTTTTGTGATTGCATTGTCTCCtgatttaaatattttcagttaTCATAGGGAACTACGGAAGGATGTGGATGATTAATCAGAATGTTAGTGCATAGTTATCATATGGATTGGTCAAAGTGCTTGAATTGCATGGCAATTGTGTTGATTTTGAACAATAATTATGTAAAAGGACTGCATTTGTTCATGAGTCATGACAAGCTTTTTATTTCCCTTGTTCTAAACTTAATTTTTATTCACTTTCCCATGGTAGATCATTGCTCAGAAAGTTAGGTAGACATATTTGCTATCCTGGGGGACTTATGTGGGAAGGCATGGAAGAAGCATAAGAGAGAAATGTACATGATAGGGAGAACTCAGAATCACAAGATGATCCATAACCACTATTCATCACTCCTGCTATTCTGTATGGACTCGACAATACAAAaagacacatgcacacatgGGCACACATACTTGTATATAAGGTTTTTGGAATATGTGAATTGACTAAGTATGAGGGGTATGTGAACTTACTTATGAGTCACTTGATCGTGATGATTTATGAGATTATACACGTAAAATTATCTCCTCAAAATCAAATTGTTAAATTGTCACTCACGTTTTGAAAAGGCAACTCTCTGCAGCACTTGTGAACCTCCATCCAAGTTGATTAGATGGCTCATGTTCAGTGCACAGGCTCCGTATTTTCTATGTaaatacatgtgtgtgtgtgtgtggcttATATAATGACAAGAATCTGACTTCTTTGTGCTGGATACATTCCTCAGAATCATGCCATTGTATTCACCTCAgttacattttttcaatttggatCTGTCATCTGCAATTCTCTCACAGAAATGATAAAAACACTATTCTCCATCTATCTGAAATCTTCCTAGTCAACAGATCCTTATAAGAATCTAATTTATGTATTTGTTCATTCTATGTTTTTGCATGACCAATCTGTTCAAAAGTCTCCCAGAAATTATCTTTCATGTCAGCATTCTTACTTGAATATTCTTTTCTTAAGGTTCAAGAAGTATAACTTTGTCTGTGAATTCTTAGATTTATGATTCATTATACATAGGATGTAGATGCAGGATGCAGGTGCTGGTTTTCTGTGTGTGTTGCCACATGGGTGTGGATGAGGATGTCCAAGTTTtaacattaaaagaaaataataaaatggtTACGTACAAAAAGCAtaagatataaattttttgtGAGACAGAACTATTGAATCACTGAGTTTATGACTCAATCCGACAACACTCACCTTGATTCAAAAGTCAAGTCTGATGCGAACAGATGCACTTGACCGCATTTGCCATTGCTGCTGATTGAACTTGGTGTCTTGGTTCAGCATGCACACCTGCACCCCAGTGCTATTGCAACATAGTCGCTGCATCTTCTTAAGGAGTCTGGGCAGCATAGCACACAGGCAGCACCAATGGGCCTTAATTGGTTCCTTGAAATGCTTTTTTGCTCATATGCCAACGTAAAATCTCAGCATCTCACAGGAATTTTCCTTCCATATTTGACAACCAAAAAATGTCCAACATTGACTTAAATCACAGGAGAACACAGAATGAACTGTGTTCATAATTGTAATATGGTAGCTTCTTTCTTTCATGATTACATGTTCTGCTTTTGCAGTTTTAGCTTTTATTTCCCATTTTTTGAGTTCAAACTTGAAGCTGATGATCACTGAATGGTTAATTTGTACATTACTAAATATTGCACTACTGTGTTGGAGTATCCTCTATTTGTCTCTGTCAATGTTTCCTTTCCTTGTTTTATATTCCTTATCCACCTAGAGTGCGTCTATGTGATCAGTTCAGCAAAAAATTCCCTTTCATTAGCTGCATCACCTTGATATTTGTATTAATATTTTTCTAGGAGGACATCCACTGAAGAAATTTAATCAATGTCCTGATTCAATAATTCTCAGATTTTGATGCCTCCAGTGCTTCTTTGGTTGATAGGAACATGATATTCGATGTCCATCTGATGTGCAGGGTCTACAGAGATCTAGAACATGGAGACTTATGCTTGGTCTCTGCTGGTTTCTGCTTCATCTACTGGTTAAGCTGCATCATCTGGTCATACGAATAGCTCGCAAGTTACAATGCTATCTTATCCTGATTGGGTATATGTTTAACTGCGTCCGACTAGGACTAAATAAACTTCAATCTGTAGCTATTGTGGTGGACAGTGAAGAAGCTTTTCAGATCTCAAAAATATTTAGTCTTGTTCGCTGGTTATCAAAATTTGGTGTGAAGCATATTTCTCTTTACGATATGGATGGTAAGGTTTCAAGCTTTAAGTTTCTCTTTTCTGAGGATCTGTTCTCAATTTGTTGTTTATGAGTTGATAATTCAAACCACGGAGTAACATTTGGTTACTAGGGCTTCGATTGATATATTTTCAAGTTTGAAGGTTTTGAAATTAAATCTTTGACTTGATTTCTATACCTAAACAATGTTTCTCAAACGTTCTGTTCCTTTGCTGAAGGTCAATACTTTATGAAAGCTTAGTTTTCCTCCATCAGATAGCTTGTAGTTTCTTAGGTCAAATGGCTGAGGATGACTCTCAAAGATCATAATTTTGTGTAGACCGGTCAATGATCACTTCTATGATGCACTGTGTTCTGCAGGAGTTTTAAAAGAGTCAAAGAAATTTCTCGTCAAAAATTGGGCTGATCTGAGTCCACGAGAGTGGAAGGTAACTCTGTGTACTTGTATCTAATCTCTTCCTTTCCACCTTCAATgatttatctttttcaaaatatagttACCCGCTTAACCTTGAATTGCAATATTTCCTTCCCACTGCTCTGGAATCTACGTAAACCTTTCTTTTTATCCAGGAAGTTGATAAGAAAGTTGGATCTCGTCATCAGAAGTCTGTGGACCTGGAATGGTTGTCCTTTTCTGATGGGAAGGAAGCAGTTGTTAGGGCCAGCATGTATATCTGCTCCAACTACTCAAAACCTGTGACTGCTGATGCACCACAAACCAAGCAAACGCTTACAGAGGCTGATCTGGACAAAGCACTGAGAGCAGTTGGTTGGCTTCGTATCTCTCTTGCcctgtttgtatttttttcgaATTCCAATTCCTCTCTCTGTGGTCTTACTCTGTGAATATCATACTATGTTTTTGGCCAGTTGGCTATGACGCCTCAGTCCTTTGCATAGAACATGTGGTTTTGCATACTTATCTGTGTTTTCTTGTCCCCCAGGTTCTTGCGGACCAGAACCTGATCTCCTCTTCATATTTGGGCCTGCGAGATGCCATTTAGGTTTCCCAGCATGGAGATTGAGATACACAGAAATCATGTAAGTCACGTTTTCCTAATATATTGTGCTGGAACATGGTTCCAGTACTAGATAGGCTAAACATTGCACTAACTTGTGTCTTTTCCATGAGAAGGCCTGGCTAGCTATCCAGTGACCTTAGGAAAAGTAGAACGTGAATGATTTATGGAAGTTACTTCAGGACAAGTGAATCCCTTGATACTGGAGCTTTGTGGCAGTCAATTTATGACCTCGAAAGGGTTCAATGGGTGCTATTTATGCAAACCCTTTAGGAAATCACAGGACCTAGATTTCGAAATTAGAGaatttgggggggggggggcattTTAGCTGTAAATATATGAACCTGGTCGCAACTTTTGAAGGGGACACTAAAATCAGGATAATCCGTGACATGGCAACTCATAATAAATTTGTTTCTAGAAGTCCTATATCTTTTGTTTTAGAAGTAAGGTCTTAGTATCATTCATTGGCCTTTTGTCTGGGAAGTAAAGATCACACTGCCAGGTATAGCAACGGAAAGTGCTTTGCCTTTTGCGAAGCAGTCAATTCTTGCAGTTTATTTTGATTAATTGTGTTATCATTTTCCTGTGGACTAACCTGAACACAATAAAATGTGGACAGACATATGGGGAAGCTGAGATCGTTGTCTTTCAGTGCCGTACTGAAGGTACTCTATGACTTTTCAAAGAAACATCAGAATTATGGCAAGTAGATGCTGGATAAGACTTAAGGGTATTCAtgtatttaaatatataaaacatatgATTCTACCCTAGTGCCTGGTGCTTGTTGAATTCAATATAAATCAGAAATTGATTCTGTCACATGTAGATGAGCTTAAATGTGTCCGGACCTTCTATTTATGGcgattattttgttttcttcataaCTCAACATGGTAGTGGCTCGCACTCTATTGGCTAGTTCATGCTGAAGATGTACTTACGAAATTTCCTTTCGAAATTTTCTTCAAGTAGACACACCGGATAGATTTGCAGTGACCAGCACTTGCATCCACAATGTGAACGTAAAGAGTATATTTTATCCGGTTGGTACGAACATCGAGCCCACCACCTGAATGGCTTGCCAACACGGATATGCAGGGCGCCAGAGAGAGGGGCGGAGATTTTTTCTCACGTATAGGATCTCATTATCTTCTCctataaacaacaaaatgaggAAATGAGCAAGTTGCAGAGGATTTGAATGCTCCTATCCATTCAACTCCATCAACAAGCACCCTCTTTGTTAATTATACACTTCGCACTCATGGGGATCCATGCATACAGCTAAagggaagatgaaggagagcaCCAATGTCCAATGCGAgggtcatatatatatgatatatcgGAATACAGTAGTAGCCTTCAACCGATTCCCTCTATCCAACGCCCACAAGAGTTCACTTCCTGTGGCTTTTGCCTTCAACGCCTGGGAGATTCCCCTTCTTGACTTGTAACTGATCTACGTGCCCAATCAACCCAGCAGTCAATTTTTGATAGACTGGCGGTGCATGAGCTTCGGTTGAACGAGAAGCAGAAAAACGCCAACCACTACCTGGAAGGAAACCACCCGAATTCCCGGAACCGGCTCCCTTGTGCTTGCAGTCACCTTCTTCTCGAGAGCATGGCTGCGCCTCATTAATGTCTATGTCTCTTTCTGGCCTTGTAGAGCTCCCGCTTTCCCTCAGAGCAGGCATACGGAATAGAAGTGAAGACTGCCACTGTAAGGCACCCGGATCGTTGTTGTTTGCTCTTTCCGTTAATGGGGAGCCCCGAAGAGCAGCGTCCCGATACTCTGCCTCCTTCTCCTTGCCTTTCCCTGCCTGTTGGTGTTGATCCCCCTCTGTACCTTCTTGAATCTTTCTGGGTTTTGTTGTGTCATTTAAGAGCTTAGCCTGGCCGGtcgaagaggaagagagatcCACGACATCGGGCTTCAGAGATGTTGAGCGGCCGGAGGCGACAGTTGTCATGGGGAACGCCTTGTCCAGTGGGACAGCCGGAGTGTAATCGGGTGGAAGAAGGTCGTCACGGTTCTCAAGAAGCTCCTTGTAAACCTTACGCAGGGTAACCTCCGTTAGCCCGGTCACCTTACATATTTCAGCCTGAGTTTTCCGCTTATCTTCCAACTGGCAGGATAGGTAGATGGCTGCCGCCGAAATGCTTATTGGATTCCGGCGAGTACAGAAGCATTTGTTTGTCACGACTTCGCCAATGTAGGTTGCCAAATCCTGAGAGTTCGATTAGGATGATTCTCGAGGTGAGTACTGTATCTAAAAGTAAGGCGGAACTCAGATGCCTATACCTGAGTGGATTTGTCGAGTTGGAGGAGCGTGCAGAACCTGGGCATGTGAACGGATATGGAATTGCTATTAATGGGCTGGCTTAATTTAAGTGCCTCCACCAGAAACTTGAGGTACTTGCCGATCTCCTTCTGGGCAACATTGGCTGCCGCTGAAATTTCCTGTCGAAGAAGTTGACGCCTCAGACGGTGAAAATGTGAGAGGCAAAAAGAGATGGAGGAGAGGGAGGCCCATCGTACCTGAAGGGTTCTGGGCTCCTGTGCTTCCCGGATAGCCTGAAGCAGGGCAGCGGTGGCGAGGGCCTCGATATTGCGGTTCCTGAGGCAGGTGGTGGAGGCGCAATCCCTGAACAATTGGACGGCGTGGTCTGAGATGTCACGGTCCACGCCCAAGATGGACGAGACGTCGACGATCTGCAGGTAGGCCCTGAGGTTGTCGACGAGGCTGGCGGAAGGGTCGGCAGAGTCGAACTGGAGGACACGCTCCATCTCGGCCAGGTGCCCTGAAAAGCTGGTAGTGGTGTGAGCGAAGACGGGGTGGAGCTCGAGGGACCAGGTGGAGAAGGCGGTGATGAAGCCGGTGTTCTCGAAGGGGTCGCATTCGGCATCGTCACTGTCGAGTGGCGGGAGCGGCAGCTGGGCCACATCAGGGGTAACGACGCAGAGAGGGGAGTCCTGAGCCCGGAGGACAAACAGGTCGTGGGCGTAGGACTGGTGCTCCTCCACCACCCGCCCACACGACGCGCACTCCGTCACCGCCCTCCCCGACGACGGCAACGTCGTACACCTCCCTTGCGCGCCCAAACAGTAGGGGCACCGGACGGGATGGCTCAtggctctgtctctctctctcgctcgctcgctcgctcgctcgctaTGGTGTGATCAGAGTCAAGGGCAGAAAGAGGAAATTCGGGCGAGACGGTTTCCCGGCGCTGGGTATCCTGACGTAACAAATTATTTAATAATGGAAGACATCCCACGCACAGACTCATGAACGAGAAGGCCGAGGTGATGCCAAGGAGCCTTCACTTCAAAATAATAGCTATAGCCTATATGATAACGTGAGATTCGATTCGCGGTTTGAAGTTCATGTAACCTTTCTCTTTCCACTTTCCTCGGTGGCCTCCGGTTTCGCTCTCCGACCGTCTGTCCACGTCCATGGGGCTTTCGTTGCCTATACATCTTTGTTCGCTTTACGCTCCACGATACTTACGGGTAACGTGGCTTAG
This genomic interval carries:
- the LOC116260736 gene encoding uncharacterized protein LOC116260736 isoform X1; this encodes MDRNRDLQDIVAMQLTSPFSGLQRSRTWRLMLGLCWFLLHLLVKLHHLVIRIARKLQCYLILIGYMFNCVRLGLNKLQSVAIVVDSEEAFQISKIFSLVRWLSKFGVKHISLYDMDGVLKESKKFLVKNWADLSPREWKEVDKKVGSRHQKSVDLEWLSFSDGKEAVVRASMYICSNYSKPVTADAPQTKQTLTEADLDKALRAVGWLRSCGPEPDLLFIFGPARCHLGFPAWRLRYTEIIHMGKLRSLSFSAVLKVLYDFSKKHQNYGK
- the LOC116260735 gene encoding plant-specific TFIIB-related protein 1 isoform X1, which encodes MSHPVRCPYCLGAQGRCTTLPSSGRAVTECASCGRVVEEHQSYAHDLFVLRAQDSPLCVVTPDVAQLPLPPLDSDDAECDPFENTGFITAFSTWSLELHPVFAHTTTSFSGHLAEMERVLQFDSADPSASLVDNLRAYLQIVDVSSILGVDRDISDHAVQLFRDCASTTCLRNRNIEALATAALLQAIREAQEPRTLQEISAAANVAQKEIGKYLKFLVEALKLSQPINSNSISVHMPRFCTLLQLDKSTQDLATYIGEVVTNKCFCTRRNPISISAAAIYLSCQLEDKRKTQAEICKVTGLTEVTLRKVYKELLENRDDLLPPDYTPAVPLDKAFPMTTVASGRSTSLKPDVVDLSSSSTGQAKLLNDTTKPRKIQEGTEGDQHQQAGKGKEKEAEYRDAALRGSPLTERANNNDPGALQWQSSLLFRMPALRESGSSTRPERDIDINEAQPCSREEGDCKHKGAGSGNSGGFLPGSGWRFSASRSTEAHAPPVYQKLTAGLIGHVDQLQVKKGNLPGVEGKSHRK
- the LOC116260736 gene encoding uncharacterized protein LOC116260736 isoform X2 — translated: MDRNRDLQDIVAMQLTSPFSGLQRSRTWRLMLGLCWFLLHLLVKLHHLVIRIARKLQCYLILIGYMFNCVRLGLNKLQSVAIVVDSEEAFQISKIFSLVRWLSKFGVKHISLYDMDGVLKESKKFLVKNWADLSPREWKEVDKKVGSRHQKSVDLEWLSFSDGKEAVVRASMYICSNYSKPVTADAPQTKQTLTEADLDKALRAVGSCGPEPDLLFIFGPARCHLGFPAWRLRYTEIIHMGKLRSLSFSAVLKVLYDFSKKHQNYGK
- the LOC116260735 gene encoding plant-specific TFIIB-related protein 1 isoform X2; this encodes MSHPVRCPYCLGAQGRCTTLPSSGRAVTECASCGRVVEEHQSYAHDLFVLRAQDSPLCVVTPDVAQLPLPPLDSDDAECDPFENTGFITAFSTWSLELHPVFAHTTTSFSGHLAEMERVLQFDSADPSASLVDNLRAYLQIVDVSSILGVDRDISDHAVQLFRDCASTTCLRNRNIEALATAALLQAIREAQEPRTLQEISAAANVAQKEIGKYLKFLVEALKLSQPINSNSISVHMPRFCTLLQLDKSTQDLATYIGEVVTNKCFCTRRNPISISVAAIYVSCQLEDKRKTQAEICKVTGLTEVTLRKVYKELLENRDDLLPPEYTPAVSLDKAFPMTTVHSGRSTSLKPDVVDLSSSSAGQAKLLNDTTKPRKIQQDTDGDQHQQAGKGKEKEAEYRDAALRGSPLTERANNNDPAYSGSLPFCSVCLL